The proteins below are encoded in one region of Segatella copri:
- the gldE gene encoding gliding motility-associated protein GldE, whose amino-acid sequence MLMQPSAGVIVAAVLAAILLGMSAFASGSEIAFFSLSPTDVAELEDEKTDADKKIQMLRDDSERTLATILITNNFVNVTIIMLLNYVFAGIVEFGPKAYWLQFLIITVILTFLLLLFGEIMPKVYARQDSLKFCRRCVGGILFARKLFWPLETILLKSGILAEKIIQKENHVLSVDDLEQALELTDKNDIKDEQSMLKGIIRFGDETAKEVMTSRQNIVDLDIRSSYPEVLKCIEENNYSRIPVYQDNTDNIRGVLYIKDLLPHLTKSSNFRWQSLIRPPYFVPETKKIDDLLREFQDNKVHIAIVVDEFGGTSGIVTLEDILEEIVGEINDEYDEEEKFYSKLNYNTFIFEGKTLLSDFCKILNVDDEEFEEVEGDADSLAGLLLEIKGDFPSMHEKIDYKNYTFEVMQIEERRISKIKVTVHPLKDNVEDSSK is encoded by the coding sequence ATGCTGATGCAGCCTTCCGCCGGGGTTATTGTAGCTGCTGTACTTGCAGCTATATTGTTAGGCATGTCTGCTTTTGCCAGTGGTTCCGAAATTGCTTTTTTCAGTTTATCACCAACTGATGTTGCGGAACTTGAGGATGAAAAGACTGATGCCGATAAGAAAATACAGATGTTGCGTGATGATTCTGAACGTACGTTGGCTACCATTTTGATAACCAATAATTTTGTGAATGTCACAATCATCATGCTCCTTAATTATGTATTCGCAGGAATCGTAGAGTTTGGTCCTAAAGCTTATTGGCTTCAGTTCCTGATTATTACGGTTATTCTTACTTTCTTGCTTTTGCTTTTTGGTGAGATTATGCCGAAAGTGTATGCCCGTCAGGATTCTCTGAAGTTCTGTCGTCGGTGCGTAGGGGGAATTCTGTTTGCCAGAAAGTTGTTTTGGCCTTTAGAAACTATCTTGCTGAAAAGTGGTATTCTTGCAGAAAAGATTATACAGAAGGAAAATCATGTGCTGAGTGTTGATGACTTGGAACAGGCTCTTGAACTGACTGATAAGAATGATATCAAGGACGAGCAGAGCATGCTGAAGGGTATCATCCGCTTTGGCGATGAAACAGCCAAGGAGGTGATGACCAGCCGACAGAATATTGTTGACCTGGATATCCGTAGTTCTTATCCAGAAGTATTAAAGTGCATTGAAGAGAATAATTACAGTCGTATTCCTGTTTATCAGGATAATACAGATAATATTCGTGGTGTACTGTATATCAAGGACTTATTGCCTCATCTTACGAAGTCTTCCAACTTCCGTTGGCAGAGCCTGATTCGTCCTCCTTACTTTGTTCCTGAAACCAAGAAGATAGATGATCTGCTTCGCGAGTTCCAGGACAACAAGGTTCATATCGCCATTGTTGTAGATGAGTTCGGAGGAACATCGGGTATTGTTACTCTCGAAGATATTCTGGAGGAAATTGTAGGTGAAATCAATGATGAATACGATGAGGAGGAGAAGTTCTACTCGAAATTAAATTACAACACCTTTATCTTTGAAGGTAAAACGCTTCTTTCTGATTTCTGCAAAATCCTGAATGTAGATGACGAAGAGTTCGAGGAGGTTGAGGGCGATGCTGATTCTCTGGCTGGTCTGCTCTTGGAAATTAAGGGCGATTTCCCAAGTATGCACGAGAAGATAGATTATAAGAACTATACTTTCGAGGTTATGCAGATAGAGGAGCGTCGCATCAGCAAGATTAAGGTGACGGTACATCCTTTGAAAGATAACGTGGAGGATTCTTCTAAGTAA
- a CDS encoding single-stranded DNA-binding protein, whose product MNKVMLIGNVGKDPDIHYFEADQAVAQVSLATTEKGYTLPNGTQVPDHTDWHNLVFYRGLAKVVEKYVHKGDRLYVEGRIRYRSYDDKQGRRQYITEIYVDNMEMLSTRPATREQ is encoded by the coding sequence ATGAACAAGGTTATGCTAATTGGTAATGTAGGTAAAGATCCTGACATTCATTATTTTGAAGCAGATCAGGCAGTAGCTCAGGTCTCTCTCGCAACTACAGAGAAAGGATATACTTTGCCTAATGGTACCCAAGTGCCAGACCATACAGATTGGCACAATCTTGTTTTTTATCGTGGGCTTGCAAAGGTAGTAGAGAAGTATGTGCATAAGGGTGACCGCCTTTATGTGGAAGGAAGAATCCGCTACCGCTCCTATGATGACAAGCAGGGTAGAAGACAATATATTACAGAAATCTATGTAGATAATATGGAGATGTTGAGTACTCGCCCTGCTACTAGAGAACAATAA